In Halococcus hamelinensis 100A6, a genomic segment contains:
- a CDS encoding S9 family peptidase, whose protein sequence is MTDPIPLDSVYDVTTITAVALSPDGDHAAFVARESSRTDDERHTSVFVVPTDGSRPPHRLTRASDAGSPQWSPDGTKLGVLAVREHDVGLAVTSGDTDEDGTEPSENGDEPKSQVWVFDLELGGDARQVTDRDEGVREFDWGPDGERVVVSARDPTDEEREYLDARREGDGPIETERLQHKADGAGWLDSVTSYLFVVDVETRESTRLDEAYGGGAYEPMSGLQPAWSPAGDRIAFLSNRTERPDDNAVMDLYTVAPDGTDLSRLTESDLVVGGAEWHPDGDRLAFVGSDPENSAVPGQVYVWDGDGYESLTPDLDRRPTRQAPLRWDDGTVLTAIADEADVRFVRAHPDGAPPERVFPDPVEHRTLQTFDLAAGTLVALVSHPSAGVDLHTASLADLESAGGDAFEALTAVNEELLDGGSFPDCERVRYESAGHEIDAVTYLPPGFDPDDPEPHPLVVSIHGGPVHYDVPEFDFEYAAWTSRGYVVVCPNYRGGASYGRAFAEELRGQWGTVEVEDIAAGIEALCERGWADPDRVFGRGVSYGGIAQGFLVTQTDLLTAAAPEHGIYDLRSVFGTDDTQVGLVNEFGLPWEAKETYDAASAIRDAGNIETPLLVMAGDQDWRCPPSQSEQLYVSARKRGVDAKLVVYPDEHHNVGDPDRALHRLEQLTEWYEKHDPALESTDDEE, encoded by the coding sequence ATGACGGACCCGATACCGCTCGATTCGGTCTACGACGTGACGACCATCACGGCGGTCGCGCTCTCGCCCGACGGCGACCACGCCGCGTTCGTCGCCCGCGAGTCGAGTCGGACCGACGACGAGCGTCACACGTCGGTCTTCGTGGTGCCGACCGACGGGAGCCGACCGCCCCACCGACTGACCCGCGCCTCGGATGCCGGGTCACCGCAGTGGAGCCCCGACGGCACGAAACTCGGGGTGCTCGCGGTGCGCGAGCACGACGTCGGGCTGGCGGTCACATCGGGCGATACCGACGAGGACGGGACGGAGCCGAGCGAGAACGGCGACGAACCGAAGTCCCAGGTCTGGGTCTTCGACCTCGAACTCGGTGGCGACGCGCGGCAGGTCACCGACCGCGACGAGGGGGTTCGGGAGTTCGACTGGGGGCCCGACGGCGAGCGGGTCGTGGTCTCGGCGCGCGACCCGACCGACGAGGAACGCGAGTATCTCGACGCCCGTCGGGAGGGGGACGGACCGATCGAGACCGAACGCCTCCAGCACAAAGCCGACGGCGCGGGCTGGCTGGATTCGGTGACGAGCTACCTCTTCGTGGTCGACGTCGAGACCCGCGAGTCGACGCGCCTCGACGAGGCCTACGGCGGTGGGGCCTACGAACCGATGAGCGGCCTCCAGCCCGCGTGGAGCCCCGCGGGCGACCGGATCGCCTTCCTCTCGAATCGGACCGAACGGCCCGACGACAACGCGGTGATGGACCTCTACACCGTCGCGCCCGACGGTACCGACCTCTCCCGCCTCACCGAGAGCGACCTGGTCGTCGGCGGCGCGGAGTGGCACCCCGACGGCGACCGGCTCGCGTTCGTCGGCAGCGACCCCGAGAACAGCGCCGTCCCCGGCCAGGTCTACGTGTGGGACGGCGACGGCTACGAGTCGCTGACCCCCGACCTGGACCGGCGGCCCACTCGGCAAGCGCCGCTCCGGTGGGACGACGGAACGGTTCTGACGGCCATCGCCGACGAGGCCGACGTCCGGTTCGTTCGTGCCCATCCCGACGGCGCGCCCCCCGAGCGTGTTTTTCCCGACCCGGTCGAGCACCGGACCCTCCAGACGTTCGACCTCGCCGCGGGAACGTTGGTCGCGTTGGTGAGTCACCCCTCGGCGGGCGTCGACCTCCACACCGCGAGCCTCGCGGACCTCGAATCGGCCGGCGGTGACGCCTTCGAGGCGCTCACCGCGGTGAACGAGGAGCTGCTCGACGGGGGTTCGTTTCCCGACTGCGAGCGGGTGCGCTACGAGAGCGCCGGTCACGAGATCGACGCCGTCACGTACCTGCCGCCGGGGTTTGACCCCGACGACCCCGAGCCCCACCCGTTGGTGGTCTCGATCCACGGCGGGCCGGTCCACTACGACGTGCCCGAGTTCGACTTCGAGTACGCGGCGTGGACCAGCCGCGGCTACGTCGTGGTCTGTCCCAACTACCGCGGTGGAGCCTCCTACGGACGGGCGTTCGCGGAGGAACTCCGGGGGCAGTGGGGCACCGTCGAGGTCGAGGACATCGCCGCCGGTATCGAGGCGCTCTGCGAGCGCGGGTGGGCCGATCCGGACAGGGTGTTCGGCCGCGGGGTCTCCTACGGCGGCATCGCCCAGGGGTTCCTCGTGACACAGACCGACCTCCTGACCGCCGCCGCACCCGAACACGGCATCTACGACCTCCGGTCGGTCTTCGGGACCGACGACACCCAGGTCGGGCTCGTCAACGAGTTCGGGCTGCCGTGGGAGGCCAAGGAAACCTACGACGCCGCCTCGGCCATCAGGGACGCCGGGAACATCGAGACACCCCTGTTGGTGATGGCCGGCGACCAGGACTGGCGGTGCCCGCCCAGCCAGTCCGAACAGCTCTACGTCAGTGCGCGCAAGCGGGGCGTCGACGCGAAGCTCGTGGTCTATCCCGACGAACACCACAACGTCGGCGACCCCGACCGCGCGCTCCATCGGCTCGAACAGCTCACCGAGTGGTACGAGAAGCACGACCCTGCGCTCGAATCGACCGACGACGAGGAGTGA